GATCAGTTGCGAGAACTGGTTGTTGCTGTCCAGATCGCGTTGAATAAACAACTCCTGAAGGAAGTCGTTGAATTCGTCTGGAGCCACCTGCGCGACGCTTGCCGCATCGATCAGGGACAGGACGTAGTCGGGCAGGAATCCAAGCCAACGGTGGTCCGAATTGATGTCTTCAATGCCGAACGCTTTCTCAAGAATCTCATTGGCGATAACCGGGTGCAGAATCCATACGTCGTCGGTGTCCTGGTCCAGCAACGAAAACTCGACGACGCCCGCCTTGTCGCGGAGCTTTCCCCGGTCGTCGGGGACCAAACCCAACAGAGTATTGGCAATCGAAATCGGGCACCGGACTTCCGAGAACTTGGCCACGATCGACAAGATGATGAGCAGCTTCTTGGCTTGCGCATTTTCACCGCTAACGGCTTCCTCGATACGGCCCTTGATCGGATTGTACCCGCCACCGAAAACGGTGACGCCAAACACGAACGGCGTCCGATAACGGTGATTTTTCGAATCAATCAGGGTCCTCAGCGCATTCCGAGTATCCAGATCGCAGAACTGTGAATAGATGTCGAACAACCGCTCGGTTTCATTGTTCGACATCTGATCGTCTAGAAACAGGTCGGTCGATTTGTCTTCCGAGCCCGATGACTTCCGCCGCACGTGAAGGAGGAGTGCCTTTACGTGCTGGCTGGATAATTCCTGCTGCAGTTCCCTGACTTCGTTAGAAGAGACGATCCGGCCATCCAGAAGAACGAGGATGGGCATGTTCGAGAGATTGCTTAAAAGGTGAATTCTTGACGACAGGTGGGGGCTCCATCGCTTCACCGAGATCGTCGGATACTTGTTACGAAACGTCCAGGCGGCGACCCGCCCCAGCGTCGTTCCCCCCGCACCCGGCATATGCCAGACATGCAAAACACGGCAACGCTCGGCGCCAATATTCTCCCTGATTTTGACCAGCAACTTCGCAAGTTCGTCACGGTCCATGGCCTGGCCTTTACGTACGCCATGCCAGGATATTTCATGCCCTTGGACAAACTTATCGAAGTCACCCTCGATGAACCTCTCCGAACCCACCCCGTCATGAATGACGTCGAAATCTTCAACAAGTTTCGCGGCGTCGTCGGCGCTGATCTCCAAGAGGCTGTCATCCTGGCCGCCCCGTTCCTTCGCCATGGGAATCCAGATGCTCTCGCCACGGAAATCGTGCTCGCCCCGCATCAAGATGGTCGCCAGCTTGAGAGTGGACAGGCCACCTTCGACCTTGGATGTGGCGATCCCCGACTTTTCCAAATCCTTTAGCAGGTCGCCCCAGTCGGGGTTCGCCTGGTCGAGGGCCACAACCTTCGTGATCGTCTCGCCAAGCACCTCGTCCAAAGTCTCGACGACGTTTCTGTACACGTCCCGATGTTCCATCGACGGAGAAAGCAGCACCACGATCTGCTTATGCCGGTTCGCGGTGACAAGGTGTTCAAGTTGCGTCGTGACCGCCCGCTTGAGATTTCTTCGCCAGTACTGCGCAGACAGTTCTTCAAAATTAGGTTTCAGGCGGATGAGCCCTTGGCCGCGGTTGCGGAAACCGATGGAGACCAGGTTATCGGACGTCAGGGTATGCCAGCCATGGCCGAATTTCACGGCGTCCTTGAACGCCTTTAGATAACTGTGCGGTCCTTCCGTGTCCGCGACGTCCAGCACCAACGAAATCGGCAGCCGCGCGATCGCTTTCGCCGCAGCTTCGTCGCAAGTTCCCGTGACCATGATATACGCCGCCGACAGATCGTCGAAACTTTCACATGTGGCCCAGAAGGCACGAAGCGCGCCATGGTCGACAACGCCTTCCTCGTCAAAGGCGCGCCCTTCCCACGATTTCGGGTTAATTTTCGGCCAACCATCCTCCTTATTTGATATGTGCAGCAGGTACTTCAAAACGCATGAAGCAAACAAGAAGGCCAGATCCTTTCTTCTTCCGTCGATATTGCGGTGGGCGAACATCAATCCCACGGCGACCGCCGAATGGTAAAGCTGCCATTCAAGCTGTTCAGCCCTGCCGACGCATTTTTTGCAGCGATCGACGATGCGCGAAATCCAGTTTTTCAAAAAATTCGCCTGGCTCAGCACGTCGACCGGCGGTTCGTTCTTGCCATCGAGAAGGTAGCGGATCAGATCACACCAATCTTTATCGGAACGCTGCCCGGCATCCCGGAGCAGGCGCTCGAAGATAAGGTAAAAATGATCAAAAAATATTGGTTTCTCTTCTGAAAAATTGTCGAGGTCGATGATGATGACTTCGTCGGTGATGAAACTGTTGCCGCGGCGCTCAAGAAGGATGTTTCCCCCGTGAAAGTCGCCGTGACAGGGGCCGTAGTGAGCGCCCAGGTTGAAACCCACGTTTTCGCGTCTGGCGAAGTGCCAGGGATTCGGCATCCAAATCCCTTCTAGGAGGAACGAGGGCGCATCGGGAGCGATCCCGCGGCCGATCAGCACCTCCGGCACGCGGCTCTCTTGGGGATTGGCACGGTAATCCAGCCAATCGCGGAAGAGGTCAGTCGAGTTCCTGTCGCGAAGTAGAGGTGCATCTCCGAAAGGCGGACTTTTCGGCCAGACGTCGAACAACAGCCGGTCGATAAGGAGCGAGACGTCGTCGAGCTGCCCCGCTTGGGAAACATCCTTAAAAGGCTCGCAAAAGCGGAGGCTGCCTGCCGCGATCTCATACAACAGGAACAAGATGTCATCGATCGTGTCATGCCCCACAAGCGACGGGAAACAGCGTTTGGCGAAATCGCTATTGTACAAAGTGGCGTTCTTCACCGCCCCGATTTCGCCGGACTCATTCCCTGCGCCGGGCGGTACGATCTTCAGCAACCCCGCGCCTTTTAGTTTGTCGCATTCGATTTCGACGATGTAGACGTATGCGCCCGATTTTCCGCTGCTGATCTCGTGGGCAATCCTGAATTTCCTCGTCCGCCACTCTTCGGCGAGAAATCCGAATACGCCGCGCACGTCAAGCGGCAACTCATGATATCCGAGATTCATGATCGTCGTCCCTCCGGCCAATCTCTCCACTCCATCTGTGCGAGCATAAACTATTCGAATGCTTTGGTTAATACCATAATGCTGCGGCCCTGGTCCTGGCAACAATTAACAATCGACCCACGGCGATGGATATGGCAGTTGGCACACAGCCGGTTGCCGGGACCCTCAACCCGTCGTCGCCGACCGTGGCCTCGCCGCCGTCGTCGGGAAAGCGCAAAGAATAGCTATTAACCTTTTGGTTCCAATTGGCTAAGGGGACTTGGATACCCCATATTTGCAAAAAATAGGTGGTTATGGACACCCCCCCCTTGTCTCCTGTGGTGTTAGTTATCGAGGACGGTGTACCGTTGATTTCTGCGGGCTTGCGGTGGTTTCAGTTAGTTACGCATCCAGAATTTGCAAAAAGTGTCCCTGTTATGGGCACAGCGCCCCCCCGGGGGTCACAGCGTTCCCGGGGGTAGGGGGAGCTTATTTGAGGACGTGGATTACACGCGTGTGAGCAGCAGGAGTCCAGTTTTTACGGCCACCCCCCATGGCCCGTTTCCAGATGGGACCCTATTGATTAGAGGCTATGCCGCAAGGATACGGTGGACAGTCCCCACGCCCAGACCTGTCGCCTTGGCAATCTTCCTAACTGACTCTCCAGTTTCCCTCAAGTCCCGTACAGCGGCCTTCTTTTGCTCTGGTGTCCGTGGTCGCCCCAAGACCTTACCTTGCGCCTTGGCACGTTCTAGACCCGCCCTGACCCGCTCCTGGATCATCGCCCGCTCGAACTCAGCGAACACACCGCACATCTGGAACATGGCCTTCCCAGCGGGCGTGGTGGTGTCGATCCCCTGCTGGTGGAGGTACAGGTCGACGCCCTTGGCATGGATTTCACCTAGGAAGCCGACGAGATGTTGGAGGGAGCGGCCGAGGCGGTCCACCGACCATGCCATGATCAGGTCCACTTCGCGGCGCGTGGCGGCCTGGCACAGAGCATCAAAGGCAGGTCGCTTCTCTCGCCCAGTAGCTCCGCTGACACCGTTGTCGGAGTACTCCTCTACCACATCCCAGCCGTGACGCTCGGCGACGGCTCGAAGCTCGAGAAGTTGGTTGTCGACGGTCTGACCGTCGGTGCTGACGCGGGTGTAGATCGCTACGCGCTTGGTGGTAGTCTTATTGCCACTGGTCATCGCTGTCCTCCTTTGTCTGCGATGATCACAGGGCCGGGCGGTGTTCGCGCACCTCCCGGCCCGCTTCGGTGAACAGTAGCACATTGCTGTTCCAAAAACAATTGTATTACGAACACTTAAAAGGCCGCCTGAAAACGGCGGAAACCTTGGGGTGGATATCGTGAAAGCGACGAGGGTTTTTGGAACACATGGGTTTTGCTGCCTATCCTCCCCCGACAATGCGCCCCAGCGACCCGGAAATCGGCTTGGAAGGGGTGTTTGTGCTGGCGGCACTCATGGCCGTCGGCTATGTCGGCGGCAGGGCGGAGTAGAGGGTTGCCAGTGATTGCAAGGTCGCGGATCTGAAAAGGATTGTTCTGCATGGCCCTTAGACAGGCGGCGACTGGTCAATAGATTAGGTGTTCGGAAAGAGGATCCTACCACATTTTGATTGTTGCTCTAAGAACAAAGACAGAACCCCTCTTGCCGCCGGAATCATGTGGTGCCATAATGGTGTCTATGAACACGACATCGCTCAACGCCGCTGACAAGCCCAAACGCTCCAACATCCGGCTCTCATCTGAAATTGAAGATAAGTTAGACTGGGCGCTCCGGAAGCGCCCTGTTAAGGTTTCACGCAATACGTGGATCCTCGAAGCGATCTAGGAGAAGCTCGCGCGCAAAGAGGTGATCAACGACCATGACGACGGGGGATGACAATGGGTCGATTCTATGAGTTTTTTGCGGGGGGAGGAATGGCTCGCGCTGGTCTTGGTCCAGGGTGGTCATGCCTTTTCGCCAACGACATCGACCCGAAGAAAGGTGCCAGCTACGCCCGGAACTGGGGCAACTCCGACCTACGGCTGACGGACGTAGGCGAGCTGAGCACATCGGACCTGCCGGAAACCGCTGATCTGGTGTGGGCGTCTTTCCCCTGTCAAGATCTCTCACTTGCCGGAACCGGGGCCGGACTCAAGGGTGAGCGGTCTGGAACGTTCTGGCCATTCTGGAATCTCATGAAGGCGCTGGCCAATGAGGGCTGCGCGCCGCCGGTGATCGTTCTTGAGAATGTGTGTGGTGCCTTGACCTCGCACGGGGGCAAGGACTTCGCCGTGATCGGTTCCGCAATCGTCAGAGCTGGTTACCGCTTTGGCACCCTGGTGATCGACGCGGTAAATTTTGTGCCGCAGTCCCGGCCTCGTCTATTCATCATCGCAGTGCGCAAGGGCCAGCCTATTCCAAACGAACTGACGCAGCCGGAACCAGGAGAGACATGGCACACCGGCGCGCTGATTGACGCTCATAACCGGCTCTCGAAACGGGAGCGGGAGAGCTGGCTGTGGTGGCACCTCCCGCTACCGCCAAAACGGAACGCGGTCTTTGCGGACCTGATCGAGGAAAAGCCGAAGGGCGTGCCGTGGCATACGACCGCCGAAACCCGGAAGCTGCTGGACATGATGAGCACCGTGAACCGGGCAAAAGTCACGGCGGCGAAGAATACCGGACGGAAGATGGTCGGTGCCATATATAAGCGCACACGTTCGGACGGGAATGGCGGCAAGGTACAGCGAGCGGAAATCCGCTTCGATGATATCGCGGGCTGCCTGCGCACACCGATGGGCGGATCAAGCCGCCAGACGATCATGATCGTCGAAGGGAACAAGATTCGTTCGCGGTTGCTCTCACCGCGCGAGGCAGCACGGCTGATGGGCCTACCCGACGATTACGAGCTGCCGGAGAACTACAACGAGGCTTATCACCTAGCCGGTGATGGCTTGGTGGTGCCGGTGGTCCGGCACATAGCGGAGAACATTCTAGAGCCTGTGCTGGCCGCGATTGCAGTAGAGAGCAAGAAAGCGGCCTGAGCCTATGCCGAACGACCTCATGGAAGCCCTGAAAGCCTTTACTGCTGAGCATAGATTCAAGGGCAAGGGCCCGCTGTGCGTCGCGCTTGTTGTCACCTTGCACGCCCGCAATATGGGACTGCCGCTCGATCCGGAAGCACTTGTCACGGAAGGAGGGGGCCAGGTCCTCGGCCTTGGCAGAGGTGCCGTGCAAGGCGTGTTAAGGCGGCATGAAATCGAGCGAGTGCTGGCCGCCGAAGGCGGGCGGACAAGCCGGGGCAGCCTAAACAACATGCGGGAGTATGTCGCCTTCCTGAATGACCTTGACGGGAAGGGGATGGCGGACCTCGATGCGATAGAGACGTATTGGATCGAATGCGTCCACGCCTTCTTCGCGGGTAAGCCGTTCACGATCAAACTGGATGCGTCACGAGGGCTACGCCACGTCATTCGGAACATTCTGGATCAGGCTGTTGAGCGCCAGAAAAGCGCGCCCGGCATGTACTACGCCGGAGCGGTGCTGCAACACATGACCGGAGCGAAGCTCGACTGTGCGCTCGGGCAGGGGAAATTCGAGCACAACAGCTTCTCGACGGCGGATGCGCCAGGCCAGCGCGCCGGTGACTTCTTCGTTGGCGATGTGGTGATCCATGTCACCACGTCCCCCGGCGAGGCTGTGATTGAGCGATGCCGGGAGAATTTGAACGACGGCTACAAGCCGATACTGGTGACAATGCAGCGGGGCATGACAGTTGCCGAAGGGCTGGCTGACAACAAGGGTCTCGCAGAGCGTATCGACATTTTCGAGATGGAGCAGTTTGTGGCACTAAACCTGTACGAGCTGGGCAAGTTCGCGGCAGATGGTCGGCGCGTGGCGATCACCGATTTGGTGAGCCGATATAATGAAATCATAGAAGATGTGGAAACCGATCCGAGCCTGAAAATAGAAATCCGGAAATGACGGAGAAGCCGGAAGATCGCAGCAGGGTCATGCGGGCGGTCAAGGGCTGGGACACAGGGCTGGAAATGATCGTGCGTCGGCTGACGCACGCCATGGGCTACCGTTATCGACTTCACCGAAAGGACCTTCCCGGAAAACCTGACATGGTGTTTCCCGCCCGGCGAAAGGTGGTTTTCGTGAATGGATGTTTCTGGCACCAGCATAATTGTCCACGGGGTGCGCGTTCGCCGAAATCGCACCGAGACTACTGGATTCCAAAACTCGAACGTAACAGGCAACGGGATGCGGAGCATCAGGACCGGCTTGCTGAGTTGGGCTGGAACGTGCTGGTGATCTGGGAATGCGAAACGAAGGATCGCAATGCGCTGTGTGCAAGGATCAGGAAGTTTCTGGAAGGGTAGCCTCTTCGCCACATCGCCATTCCTTACCGTCTTGGCCGAGGCAAGTTTGATTGGCCTCTGGGCGTCGATCCCGTGAAGCCGTATCCGCTCTGCTCCTGGCTAGAAGCCGTAGTCAGTGGCCTTGCCTAATCACGACCGCTTTCGGGTGATCAGCGGACATTTACTTCTCAATTTTCCGCAGCCCCCCGCCCCCGGGAACGCTGTGACCACCGGGGGGGCCTGTGGGCTAGAGTCCGGGTTGGGTCAAGAGCAGCGGTCGGCAGCCCCTCCAGGTCCCGCCCGACCGGCTCATTTCGTGAAAGGATGACATCACGAACGGCCTTGGCTAGGGCCGTGACATCGTCGCCATTGGAATCGCTTTCGCCGTTTCCCGCCATCTCTGCTTTTCCCTAGCCCCTAGCCCTTCATCGAGCCTTGCCGGATGGTCACAAATGCACCACCATTTGTCCAGTCCGTTCAGGTGAAGCTCGTTGAATGGTGGCGCTGCATCCCGCCCCGTGGAACCGTAGCTTCGCCCGAGAGGGTCGTACTGGCGATCAGCACGATGCCTATTCCATCGCTGCCTGGCTCTCCCTTGCCGACCGGGACGGCAGCCTCGCCGGCTTCCTCAAGCCCGATCTGCCCCCGCCCGAACGCACCGTGGCGCAGGCCGAAGGCTGGATTCTGGGAGTGGCGTAGCGACTGGCTCGTCTGCTACCGCCGTGACGGGATGGGGACGATTTCCGCCTGCCGACTTTCTTGAAGGGCATCCATCTTGGAGCCAAACCGTTCCGCCGCCGCGCGTAGCGGATCGTCCGCGAGATGAGCGTAACGCTTCGTTGTCAGCGGATTGGTATGGCCGAGCAGCCGACCGACGATCTCCAGGCTGAGACCACTGGAAACGAGGTGCGAGGCGTGTGTGTGGCGGTTGTCGTGGAGTCGGTAGTTCTCAATCCCCGCCGCCTTGGTGACCGACATCCAAAACCGCTTCAGTTCCTGGAGGGGCTTGCCAGGAGCATAGCCGGGGAAGACGAAACGGGGGCCTCGGGCTCGGCTTGCCGGCGCATCCCGTCAAGCAACTGGAGGGCCTGGGGGCTCAAGGGCAGGTGCTCCGTTTTCTTTTGTTTCGTCTGGTGGCTGGGCTTGATCCAGAGGCCCCGTTCGAAGTCGATATCGGCCCACTCGACCCTCAGGGCTTCCCCGATCCGGGCACCGGTCAGCAGCTGGAGCAGCACCGCGTTGGCAGCCCGCTGGTTGGGATGTTCGGCCAGGACCCTCAATAGCCGGACCAGTTCGTCGTCGTTGAGCCAGCGCTCCCGCTTTTCCTCGTCGTAGCGTTCGATACCCTTGGCCGGATTGTCCGCCCGCCACTCCCACTGCACGGCCAGGGAAAACATCTTGGAAAGGAGGGCCAGCACTCGGTTGGCCTGATAGGGGTGGTCTTTCATGACCACATGCAGGGACTCGATATCGCGCCGGCCAACCGCCTCCACCTTCTTGGACTTGAACCTGGGCAGGATAATGTTTTCCAGCATGAGGCGGTCGTTGCGGACGCTGTTGGGGCGTTTCTTGGGGATGGCGTGGCGATCAAGATAATCCGCCACCAGATCGGCCATCGTCGGAGCCCGCCGTGCCGCCTGGGACTGGGAGACCGGGTCGCCACCCTTTAGCACCTCCGACAGAATCACCCGGGCTCGTTTCCGAGCCTTGTCGAAGGTGAGGAGCGGCCCGTGCTGGCCTAGGGTCTTGCGTTTCGATTGCCCGGTGATCCGGTTGCGGTACTGGACGACGTAGCTGCGGACCCCGGTCGGTTTCACGCGGATGCCGAAGCCGGGGAGCGCGGTGTCCCAGACGACCTGATCGTGGTCGGTTGGTTGAATGGACTCGACAAGGGATTTGGTTAGCTTGGCCTTGGCCATTTCGAATGCCCTCTCCGTACGGGTAAGCGCGGGGTAAGCATGAAATATCGAAAACCGGAGTGTATTGTCAGGCTGTGTCGTGGTTGGTGAATAGCATTTATCATTATATTCCCGTGCATTATAGAAGTCCATCGAAGTTGACCGGGAAACGGCGAAGGGGTGGCCGGACGATTTGTAATCAGCAGGTCGTGGGTTCGATTCCTGCATCCGGCACCAATAAAATCAAGGGCTTAGCAAAATAATTGCCCAGCCGTTTTTTTTATAGCAACCACATGGCAACCACCGAATTTAGAAATAGGTGGGCCTGGAGCTGGCCCGGTGGCAAAGGCATTATACCAACGGCCATAATCACTGACTCCCCCGACCATCCTTCGACACGCCGCTTGCGCGGCTGCTCAGGATGAGATTTTTTGAAAAATAAAGAGATTCCTCATCCTGAGCAGCGAGCGAAGCTCGCGTGTCGAAGGATGCCCACAGGTCAGTGTCTCTGTCCGCTGGCATTAGTCGGGATATCCTACTCCGCCGCCTCGCGGGCGAGGAAACCGCCCGACTGGCGAGCCCACAGTTCGGCGTAGAGGCCGCCCCGCTGCAACAGGGAATCGTGGTT
This genomic window from Candidatus Glassbacteria bacterium contains:
- a CDS encoding helix-turn-helix domain-containing protein — translated: MTSGNKTTTKRVAIYTRVSTDGQTVDNQLLELRAVAERHGWDVVEEYSDNGVSGATGREKRPAFDALCQAATRREVDLIMAWSVDRLGRSLQHLVGFLGEIHAKGVDLYLHQQGIDTTTPAGKAMFQMCGVFAEFERAMIQERVRAGLERAKAQGKVLGRPRTPEQKKAAVRDLRETGESVRKIAKATGLGVGTVHRILAA
- a CDS encoding DUF4928 domain-containing protein — translated: MPNDLMEALKAFTAEHRFKGKGPLCVALVVTLHARNMGLPLDPEALVTEGGGQVLGLGRGAVQGVLRRHEIERVLAAEGGRTSRGSLNNMREYVAFLNDLDGKGMADLDAIETYWIECVHAFFAGKPFTIKLDASRGLRHVIRNILDQAVERQKSAPGMYYAGAVLQHMTGAKLDCALGQGKFEHNSFSTADAPGQRAGDFFVGDVVIHVTTSPGEAVIERCRENLNDGYKPILVTMQRGMTVAEGLADNKGLAERIDIFEMEQFVALNLYELGKFAADGRRVAITDLVSRYNEIIEDVETDPSLKIEIRK
- a CDS encoding DNA cytosine methyltransferase — encoded protein: MGRFYEFFAGGGMARAGLGPGWSCLFANDIDPKKGASYARNWGNSDLRLTDVGELSTSDLPETADLVWASFPCQDLSLAGTGAGLKGERSGTFWPFWNLMKALANEGCAPPVIVLENVCGALTSHGGKDFAVIGSAIVRAGYRFGTLVIDAVNFVPQSRPRLFIIAVRKGQPIPNELTQPEPGETWHTGALIDAHNRLSKRERESWLWWHLPLPPKRNAVFADLIEEKPKGVPWHTTAETRKLLDMMSTVNRAKVTAAKNTGRKMVGAIYKRTRSDGNGGKVQRAEIRFDDIAGCLRTPMGGSSRQTIMIVEGNKIRSRLLSPREAARLMGLPDDYELPENYNEAYHLAGDGLVVPVVRHIAENILEPVLAAIAVESKKAA
- the vsr gene encoding DNA mismatch endonuclease Vsr, whose protein sequence is MTEKPEDRSRVMRAVKGWDTGLEMIVRRLTHAMGYRYRLHRKDLPGKPDMVFPARRKVVFVNGCFWHQHNCPRGARSPKSHRDYWIPKLERNRQRDAEHQDRLAELGWNVLVIWECETKDRNALCARIRKFLEG